In Chitinophagales bacterium, a single genomic region encodes these proteins:
- a CDS encoding N-acetyltransferase: MKCKSTIQDKTYQFIFPKNGELKDIQLPSSYNLYDNVDFIYTFQNIIENIRHQIVIIKEQNEVVGQLYFQCMPFKGKELATYIPQESRCFLNKTVEAIVDIALDRINWNLAVLGNVFITGDNGQAWYKNIAPSIKWKLINEAIEQYTKLENVDAVLISDIDNLHLAGSNYLVEQKFRKFEVEPDLKFYVQPGWNTFDDYLQNLTSKYRVRTNKVLEKSENITIKNLNTEDILQYENLIYKLYSNVVNQADFKLAEVPKNYFSKMKNALPNIFQVHGFFKENELIGFVCYFINTHCINVNFVGINYEYNKTYSLYQRMLYHCIEEGIKQKTGMVHFGRTATEIKTTIGALPFKSYSFIKHNSAIPNIAIKPLTTYLKPEPFTQRNPFKTVEKNSLAS, translated from the coding sequence ATGAAATGTAAATCCACTATACAGGATAAAACTTATCAATTTATTTTTCCTAAAAATGGAGAATTAAAAGATATTCAACTCCCATCTTCTTACAATTTATACGATAATGTTGATTTTATATATACTTTTCAAAATATTATAGAAAATATACGCCACCAAATTGTAATAATAAAAGAGCAAAATGAAGTAGTGGGACAGTTGTACTTTCAGTGTATGCCTTTTAAAGGCAAAGAATTGGCTACATACATACCTCAAGAGAGCAGATGCTTTTTAAACAAAACTGTAGAAGCTATAGTAGATATAGCTTTAGACAGAATAAACTGGAATTTGGCGGTGCTTGGCAATGTATTTATAACAGGCGATAACGGACAAGCTTGGTATAAAAACATAGCTCCATCTATAAAGTGGAAGTTGATAAACGAAGCTATAGAGCAATATACAAAATTAGAAAATGTAGATGCTGTTTTAATTAGCGATATAGATAATCTCCATTTAGCAGGCAGTAATTATTTGGTAGAGCAAAAATTTAGAAAATTTGAGGTAGAACCCGATTTAAAATTTTACGTTCAACCAGGCTGGAACACTTTTGACGATTATTTACAAAACCTAACTTCTAAATACAGGGTACGAACCAATAAAGTTTTAGAGAAAAGCGAAAATATTACCATTAAAAACTTAAATACTGAAGATATTCTGCAATATGAAAATCTTATTTATAAACTATATAGTAATGTAGTAAATCAAGCAGATTTTAAGCTGGCAGAAGTGCCTAAAAATTATTTTAGTAAAATGAAAAACGCCCTGCCCAATATTTTTCAAGTGCATGGTTTTTTTAAAGAAAATGAACTAATAGGTTTTGTGTGTTATTTTATAAATACGCATTGTATTAATGTAAATTTTGTAGGCATAAATTATGAGTATAACAAAACATATAGTTTATATCAGCGTATGCTGTACCATTGTATAGAAGAAGGTATAAAGCAGAAAACAGGCATGGTACATTTTGGTAGAACAGCCACAGAAATTAAAACAACAATAGGAGCTTTGCCTTTTAAATCATATTCGTTTATAAAGCACAATAGTGCTATACCCAACATAGCCATAAAGCCTCTTACTACTTATTTAAAACCCGAACCTTTTACACAAAGAAACCCTTTTAAAACGGTAGAGAAAAATAGCTTAGCAAGTTAA
- a CDS encoding OmpA family protein, with translation MRNRYLLLLVFFLLSIAITKAQNNMGHHTDNWNGVHSLSFNPAEAVDSRFVFHMNVVSFGTTMSNNYLGIKRTALFKDRDIAFDDPDFSDNYLVERLNGRKKNVYQNLEVSALPSFIANFGKDRKFMIGFNYRVRTNVNANGVDEDLARMSFKEIKLADLYNVGIQNKNFSIQANAWAEYGLSFGMPVLNTGKHFVTAAGTFKVNQGLADVYFYSKNLDVTFPNDSMVSVNNSDLKFGYSSIVGDEFGDISANSIFANSGFGVGFDLGAVWEFRPNIDDYKYELDGNPDYLDPRKEKYKLKVGLGLMDMGFTKYKRSNGVYGEYYADRQNIDIEDHFGAAFDDFENTGLNNFQDTLTSLFVETQASKDKYSVPTPMKINAYVDYNIWKGFYANFTASIAPMFKNNPNKTNGISEFSITPRFEHKWFAFYLPVSANTHGNVHLGTGMRVGPLAFGTNDILPLVGKKKIYDANVYMSLSIPITKKIKDKDKDHVSNKKDNCKKDPGPWATQGCPDKDNDGITDDIDKCPDVAGVEKFKGCPDTDGDGIQDSQDECPEVAGIEEFKGCPDTDGDGIKDSEDKCPQVAGLKEYNGCPDTDGDGLIDSEDDCPQVAGPKENNGCPFADDDKDGVINKEDKCPNTPGPKENNGCPIIEKEVEEALDLAFKNLEFETGKSIIKKSSYSSLDNLTQILKDHPDYRLLVEGHTDSVGSAESNMTLSQARANAVKDFLMKKGVSGDKIITKGFGETKPVASNDTAAGRQENRRVEMTIVFE, from the coding sequence ATGAGAAATAGATACCTACTATTACTTGTGTTTTTCTTGTTATCTATAGCAATAACAAAAGCACAAAACAACATGGGACACCACACAGACAATTGGAATGGTGTTCATTCATTAAGCTTTAACCCCGCAGAAGCGGTTGATAGCCGTTTTGTTTTCCACATGAACGTAGTTTCTTTTGGAACAACAATGAGCAACAATTATTTAGGTATTAAAAGAACAGCTCTATTTAAAGATAGAGATATTGCTTTTGATGATCCTGATTTTTCCGACAACTACTTAGTAGAAAGATTAAACGGTAGAAAAAAGAATGTTTACCAAAACTTAGAAGTAAGTGCTTTACCTTCTTTTATAGCTAACTTTGGAAAAGACAGAAAATTCATGATTGGTTTTAACTACCGTGTTAGAACAAACGTAAATGCAAATGGCGTTGATGAAGATTTAGCAAGAATGTCTTTTAAAGAAATAAAATTAGCAGACCTATATAATGTAGGCATTCAAAATAAGAATTTTTCTATTCAAGCTAATGCATGGGCAGAATATGGGTTATCATTTGGTATGCCGGTGTTAAATACTGGGAAGCATTTTGTAACTGCTGCAGGTACTTTTAAAGTTAACCAAGGTTTGGCGGACGTTTATTTTTATTCTAAAAATTTAGATGTTACTTTCCCTAACGATTCTATGGTTAGTGTTAATAATTCTGACTTAAAATTTGGATATTCAAGTATAGTAGGCGATGAATTTGGAGATATAAGTGCTAATTCAATTTTTGCTAACTCAGGCTTTGGAGTTGGTTTTGACTTAGGTGCTGTTTGGGAATTTAGACCAAATATTGACGATTATAAATATGAATTAGACGGCAATCCGGATTATTTAGACCCACGCAAAGAAAAATATAAATTAAAAGTTGGCTTAGGTTTAATGGATATGGGATTCACAAAATACAAACGTTCTAATGGAGTGTATGGCGAATACTATGCCGATAGACAAAATATAGATATTGAAGACCATTTTGGAGCAGCTTTTGACGATTTTGAAAATACCGGATTAAACAATTTTCAAGATACTTTAACTTCATTGTTTGTAGAAACACAAGCAAGTAAAGACAAATATTCTGTACCTACTCCAATGAAAATTAATGCTTATGTAGATTATAATATATGGAAAGGTTTTTATGCTAATTTCACTGCCAGCATAGCTCCTATGTTTAAAAACAATCCTAACAAAACAAATGGTATTTCTGAATTTAGCATTACACCAAGATTTGAGCACAAATGGTTTGCTTTTTACTTGCCGGTATCTGCTAATACTCACGGCAATGTTCATTTAGGAACAGGAATGCGTGTAGGTCCGTTAGCTTTTGGTACTAACGATATATTGCCATTAGTAGGTAAAAAGAAAATTTATGATGCTAACGTTTATATGAGTTTAAGTATTCCTATTACCAAAAAGATTAAGGATAAAGACAAAGACCATGTAAGCAATAAAAAAGACAACTGTAAAAAAGACCCAGGACCGTGGGCTACACAAGGTTGTCCGGATAAAGATAATGACGGTATAACTGACGATATAGATAAATGTCCGGACGTGGCAGGCGTAGAGAAATTTAAAGGTTGCCCGGATACTGACGGAGACGGCATACAAGACAGCCAAGATGAATGTCCTGAAGTGGCAGGAATAGAAGAATTTAAAGGTTGCCCAGACACAGACGGAGACGGCATAAAAGACAGCGAAGATAAATGTCCTCAAGTAGCCGGATTAAAAGAATACAATGGTTGCCCAGATACAGATGGCGATGGATTAATAGATAGCGAAGATGATTGTCCACAAGTGGCAGGACCAAAAGAAAATAACGGTTGTCCATTTGCTGATGATGACAAAGATGGTGTTATCAACAAAGAAGATAAATGCCCTAACACTCCTGGACCAAAAGAAAATAACGGTTGTCCAATAATTGAGAAAGAAGTGGAAGAAGCTCTTGATTTAGCGTTCAAAAACTTAGAGTTTGAAACAGGAAAATCTATCATCAAAAAATCTTCTTATTCTTCTTTAGATAACTTAACACAAATATTGAAAGACCACCCAGACTACAGATTATTAGTAGAAGGACATACAGATAGTGTAGGTTCTGCTGAAAGCAATATGACTTTATCGCAAGCAAGAGCAAATGCTGTAAAAGACTTCTTAATGAAGAAAGGTGTTTCTGGAGATAAAATTATAACTAAAGGATTCGGAGAAACTAAACCGGTAGCCTCAAATGACACAGCCGCTGGTCGTCAAGAAAACCGTAGGGTAGAAATGACGATAGTGTTTGAGTAA
- a CDS encoding M42 family metallopeptidase — MIDVKLLATISETAGAPGFENRIRNFIKEQVAPYVDEVSIDAMGNLIALKKGKDSSKRTMVAAHLDEIGFIVTDIDKSGFVRFHTLGGFDPKTLTAQRVILHGKKDLVGVMGSKPIHVMSPEDRNKPPKISDFFIDLGLPKEEVEKYIEVGTPITRQRELIEMGDCVNGKSLDNRISVFILLEALKELKNTEVPYDVYGVFTVQEEIGIRGAMVAGHHIEPHFSFGLDTTIAFDLPGSSPHEQITKMGSGTAIKILDGSTVCDTRMVRYMKETADKNKIEWQPEILTAGGTDTAGMQRMAKYGTIAGAISIPTRHIHQVIEMCSKKDVRLSIDLLKACLSELDSFNWEHL, encoded by the coding sequence ATGATAGACGTAAAACTTTTAGCAACAATATCTGAAACAGCTGGAGCTCCCGGCTTTGAAAATAGAATAAGAAACTTTATAAAAGAGCAAGTTGCCCCTTATGTAGATGAAGTAAGCATAGATGCCATGGGCAATTTAATAGCACTAAAAAAAGGAAAAGACAGCTCAAAAAGAACAATGGTAGCCGCCCACCTTGACGAAATAGGCTTTATAGTAACAGATATAGATAAAAGTGGCTTTGTGCGTTTTCATACTTTGGGAGGCTTTGACCCTAAAACCTTAACCGCTCAAAGAGTTATTTTGCATGGCAAAAAAGATTTAGTGGGTGTAATGGGAAGCAAGCCCATTCACGTTATGAGTCCGGAAGATAGAAATAAGCCACCTAAAATTTCCGACTTTTTTATTGATTTAGGATTACCTAAAGAAGAAGTAGAAAAGTATATAGAAGTAGGTACGCCTATTACTCGCCAAAGAGAATTAATAGAAATGGGCGATTGTGTAAACGGGAAAAGTTTAGATAACCGAATTTCAGTTTTTATTTTGTTAGAAGCATTAAAAGAGCTTAAAAACACAGAAGTTCCTTATGATGTTTATGGCGTTTTTACAGTGCAAGAAGAAATAGGCATAAGAGGTGCTATGGTGGCAGGACATCATATAGAGCCACACTTTAGCTTTGGTTTAGATACTACTATTGCTTTTGATTTGCCGGGGTCTTCTCCGCATGAGCAAATAACAAAAATGGGCAGTGGTACAGCCATTAAAATATTAGATGGTAGCACTGTGTGCGATACCCGAATGGTACGCTATATGAAAGAAACTGCCGATAAAAACAAAATAGAATGGCAACCAGAAATATTAACCGCTGGAGGCACCGATACCGCAGGAATGCAACGTATGGCTAAATATGGCACTATTGCCGGAGCTATCTCTATACCTACACGCCACATACACCAAGTTATAGAAATGTGTAGCAAAAAAGATGTGCGTTTATCTATTGATTTACTTAAAGCCTGCTTAAGCGAGTTAGATAGTTTTAACTGGGAACATTTGTAG
- the thiL gene encoding thiamine-phosphate kinase: MTKHTPLSNYGEFGLIDHLTKNFKIKQKSTIKSVGDDAAVINHNGFETVVTTDLLMEGIHFDLTFMPLKHLGYKAVVVNLSDVYAMNATPTQITVSIAVSNRFSVEALEELYSGIELACRHYNVDLIGGDTTSSVKGLNISITALGKAKKEDLVYRNGAKVGNFICVSGNLGASYMGLQILNREKQVFLENPKMQPKLDEHQYLVGKQLKPEARKDIIEYFEKYEIKPTAMIDISDGLSSELFHICKQSNVGCYIYEANVPIHNDTYNQALEFNMDPITTALSGGEDYELLFTISAEDEAKINTDEIDISFIGNIVEKEKGKTLQSRSNHLHQLVAQGWKSF; this comes from the coding sequence ATGACAAAACATACGCCTCTATCCAATTATGGCGAGTTTGGTTTAATAGACCACCTCACTAAAAATTTTAAAATAAAGCAAAAGAGTACTATAAAAAGCGTAGGAGATGATGCTGCTGTAATTAATCACAATGGATTTGAAACGGTAGTTACTACAGATTTATTAATGGAAGGCATTCATTTTGATTTAACTTTTATGCCTTTAAAACACTTGGGCTATAAGGCTGTGGTAGTAAACCTTAGCGATGTATATGCTATGAATGCCACACCCACTCAAATAACGGTTTCCATTGCAGTTTCTAATAGATTTTCTGTAGAAGCTTTAGAGGAATTATATAGTGGTATTGAGTTGGCTTGCCGGCATTACAATGTAGATTTAATAGGTGGTGATACCACAAGCTCTGTAAAAGGATTAAATATATCTATTACTGCCTTAGGCAAAGCCAAAAAAGAAGATTTAGTATATAGAAATGGTGCCAAAGTAGGCAATTTTATATGCGTAAGTGGCAATTTAGGTGCTTCGTATATGGGTTTGCAAATATTAAACAGAGAAAAACAAGTTTTTTTAGAAAACCCTAAAATGCAACCTAAATTAGATGAGCATCAATATTTAGTAGGCAAGCAACTTAAGCCGGAAGCACGCAAAGACATTATTGAGTATTTTGAAAAATACGAAATTAAACCCACCGCTATGATAGATATTTCAGACGGTTTATCATCTGAGTTGTTTCATATATGCAAGCAATCTAATGTGGGGTGTTATATTTATGAAGCCAATGTGCCTATACATAACGATACTTACAATCAAGCTTTAGAATTTAACATGGACCCTATAACTACGGCACTAAGCGGAGGAGAGGATTATGAGTTACTTTTTACAATATCGGCAGAAGATGAAGCAAAAATAAACACCGATGAAATTGACATATCTTTTATAGGAAATATAGTAGAAAAAGAAAAAGGCAAAACACTACAAAGCCGTTCTAACCATTTGCACCAGTTAGTGGCTCAAGGTTGGAAATCTTTTTAA
- a CDS encoding SUMF1/EgtB/PvdO family nonheme iron enzyme, with the protein MGTTHFYTIRIFAIVLISYLGLNTISANNIAVSNSSITNQNTAGDFTHVKFDISWDNSWRTSTHETNWDAAYVFIKYRIPPMNTWYHATLNYVDGTAANDGNTEPTGATINATADGKGAFIYKSADGIGNVNYTGAQLRWNYGVDGLNDEDSVEICVFAIEMVYVPQGAFYAGDGSVTSLEGQFEDGVSGNPFYVTSENQITLGGGGVGSLGNNNKAGMPNPTYEDFSDGISKTLPATFPKGFNAFYCMKYEITQGQYADFLNKLNLSQATARYMGGYNTNNQSITGTHPSFTADAPDRSLNYINYDDFLTYLDWSGLRPMTELEYEKASRGSRGIGFLPTQDEFAWGDVSIKGSPAYVVTNPGLPNETVDASSAIGNAAYNSTNNSRPYRVGAFAASLATPNRVEAGATYYGIMEMSGNQWEFAIAVGRSEGRTYTGDNGDGEINAAGSYDAVSWPTGIWGIGIRGGGYLASVTNLRTSSRRNAHYYSNSSARLNGVAGRGVRTAD; encoded by the coding sequence ATGGGAACTACTCATTTTTACACAATTAGAATATTTGCAATTGTTTTAATCTCATACTTAGGATTAAATACTATTTCTGCAAACAATATTGCTGTTTCAAACTCATCAATTACTAATCAAAATACAGCAGGAGATTTTACGCATGTAAAATTTGACATTAGTTGGGATAACTCTTGGCGTACATCTACCCACGAAACCAACTGGGATGCAGCGTACGTATTTATTAAATATCGTATCCCTCCAATGAACACTTGGTATCATGCTACACTTAACTATGTAGATGGTACTGCCGCTAATGATGGAAACACTGAACCAACAGGAGCAACTATTAATGCTACTGCTGATGGAAAAGGAGCTTTTATTTATAAAAGTGCCGATGGCATAGGTAATGTGAATTATACAGGAGCTCAATTACGTTGGAACTATGGTGTTGACGGATTAAATGACGAAGATAGCGTTGAAATTTGTGTTTTTGCCATAGAAATGGTATATGTACCACAAGGTGCTTTTTATGCAGGAGATGGTTCGGTTACTTCATTAGAAGGACAGTTTGAAGATGGAGTTTCCGGGAATCCTTTTTATGTAACATCAGAAAACCAAATTACACTTGGAGGAGGTGGTGTAGGATCTTTAGGTAATAATAATAAAGCAGGTATGCCAAATCCTACTTATGAAGATTTTAGTGATGGAATCTCAAAAACTTTACCTGCTACTTTTCCAAAAGGATTTAATGCTTTTTATTGTATGAAATATGAAATAACCCAAGGTCAGTATGCTGATTTTTTAAATAAATTAAACTTATCTCAAGCAACAGCGAGATATATGGGGGGGTATAACACCAATAACCAATCTATTACAGGAACCCACCCAAGTTTTACGGCTGATGCCCCAGATAGATCTTTAAACTATATTAATTATGATGATTTTTTAACTTATTTAGATTGGAGTGGTTTACGCCCAATGACAGAATTAGAATACGAAAAAGCATCTCGTGGCTCTAGAGGTATAGGTTTTTTACCAACTCAGGACGAGTTTGCTTGGGGAGATGTATCTATTAAAGGTAGTCCTGCGTATGTAGTAACTAACCCAGGCTTACCCAACGAAACAGTTGATGCATCTTCAGCTATAGGTAATGCGGCTTATAATTCTACCAATAATTCACGACCATACAGAGTAGGAGCTTTTGCAGCTAGCTTAGCAACCCCTAACAGAGTAGAAGCCGGTGCAACGTATTATGGAATTATGGAAATGAGCGGAAATCAATGGGAATTTGCTATTGCCGTGGGTAGAAGTGAAGGAAGAACTTATACCGGTGATAATGGAGATGGCGAAATTAACGCTGCGGGTTCTTACGATGCAGTTTCTTGGCCAACAGGTATTTGGGGAATAGGAATAAGAGGAGGAGGCTATCTTGCATCGGTTACTAATCTAAGAACTTCTTCTAGAAGAAATGCACATTACTATAGTAATAGTTCGGCTAGACTTAATGGAGTAGCTGGTAGAGGAGTAAGAACAGCAGATTAA
- a CDS encoding T9SS type A sorting domain-containing protein, with amino-acid sequence MIKRITYLIVLMISTSVIVAQNNAIFNGGNADGHDKGCYQQTIPTTVDFGGGDNDGYAKDCYMQSIPQTVAFSGGSNDGHAKDCYMQTIPQTVAFSGGSNDGHAKDCYMQTIPQTITFSGGNGGDGQLNGCANEPLGCFLAINLGNDTAFCDGQTLTLDAGAFPGGATYLWQDSSTAQTFVADTTGLYYVFVTDTGGCTGIDSITITVNPVPMVDLGNDTTFCNGNNLVLDAGNTGATYIWQNTAIPTYQNQILTVNTTGIYFVTASFGTCSDTDSIEVTVNPVVTTNLTDSIICNGDSALIFGTYQTTAGTYRDTIPASTGCDSILVQQLIVNPTYNQNLGTVTICDGDSALIFGSYQTVAGTYYDSTQTVNGCDSIVAQTLGVLSNTSVNLGNDTAICQGQSLTLDAGAGATSYLWMNDPVPANQNQTFVVDTTGTYYVEVTTGSCSATDTINVMVNPNQTTNLADSIVCNGDSALIFGTYETVAGTYYDTLSTYLGCDSILVQQLIVNPTYNYALTPISICAGDSALIFGNYETVAGTYYNSTQTVNGCDSIVAQTLSINPAPVVNLGNDTTFCSGNSLTLDAGAGATSYLWMNDPVPANQNQTFVVDTTGTYFVTATIGLCSATDSINVTVTQPVFTNLTDEHICDGDSALIFGNYETVAGTYYDTLVSTLTTCDSILVQELVVNPTYNYTLTPISICAGDSALIFGNYETVAGTYYDSTQTVNGCDSIVAQTLNINPTPVVNIGNDTTFCSGNSLTLDAGAGATSYLWMNDPVPANQNQTFVVDTTGTYFVTATIGLCSATDSINVTVTQPVFINLTDEHICDGDSALIFGNYETVAGTYYDTLFSTLTTCDSILVQELYVNPNVLTNNSIAICTGDSIFLGGAYQTVAGTYYDTLQTSAGCDSIVFTTLSVQAVQYTTLVNTSICQGDSVLIFGTYQTTAGTYYDTLATTALGCDSIIIQEVEVHALPIINLGEDTTLCHNEQLILDADTGHVSYLWNTNDTTQTITVVSDDLTVGVHEFYVTVSNQYNCSNTDTIEITIEICNGISSIENANVSIYPNPFKEFFYIKSDIEIKSVEVMDVLGAIVYQSDVHKYQTIVHSESISKGIYYVKVYFEGSDEFVIEKLLAK; translated from the coding sequence ATGATAAAACGAATAACATATCTAATAGTGTTGATGATAAGCACTTCCGTAATTGTGGCACAAAACAATGCCATATTTAATGGTGGAAATGCAGACGGGCATGATAAAGGCTGTTATCAACAAACTATTCCAACTACGGTAGATTTTGGTGGTGGAGATAATGATGGGTATGCTAAAGATTGCTATATGCAAAGCATTCCACAAACTGTTGCATTCAGTGGAGGTAGTAATGATGGGCATGCTAAAGATTGTTACATGCAAACCATTCCACAAACTGTTGCATTTAGTGGTGGTAGCAATGACGGACACGCCAAAGACTGCTATATGCAAACCATTCCGCAAACCATTACTTTTAGTGGAGGTAATGGAGGAGATGGACAGCTAAACGGCTGTGCTAATGAACCATTAGGCTGTTTCTTAGCTATTAACTTAGGCAATGACACTGCTTTTTGTGATGGACAAACACTTACTTTAGATGCAGGAGCATTTCCTGGAGGAGCAACATACCTTTGGCAAGATAGCTCTACTGCTCAAACATTTGTAGCAGATACTACCGGATTATATTATGTTTTTGTAACTGATACAGGAGGCTGTACAGGGATAGATTCAATAACCATTACTGTAAACCCTGTTCCGATGGTTGATTTAGGCAACGACACTACTTTTTGTAACGGTAATAATTTAGTGTTAGATGCAGGCAATACAGGAGCAACTTATATTTGGCAAAACACTGCTATTCCTACATATCAAAACCAAATATTAACTGTAAACACTACAGGAATATATTTTGTAACTGCAAGTTTTGGTACTTGTAGCGATACAGATTCTATTGAGGTTACAGTTAACCCAGTTGTAACAACTAACTTAACGGACTCTATTATTTGTAATGGAGATAGTGCTTTAATTTTTGGAACATACCAAACTACAGCAGGAACATATAGAGATACTATTCCTGCAAGTACAGGTTGCGATAGTATATTAGTGCAACAATTAATTGTAAACCCAACCTACAATCAAAACTTAGGTACAGTTACTATTTGTGATGGAGATAGTGCTTTAATTTTTGGCAGCTACCAAACCGTAGCAGGTACTTATTACGATTCTACTCAGACTGTAAATGGTTGCGATAGTATTGTTGCTCAGACATTAGGTGTATTAAGCAATACTTCTGTAAACTTAGGCAATGATACTGCCATTTGCCAAGGACAAAGTTTGACATTAGATGCAGGAGCAGGAGCAACATCTTATTTATGGATGAATGACCCAGTACCAGCAAACCAAAATCAGACATTTGTAGTTGATACTACAGGAACTTATTATGTTGAAGTTACAACAGGCTCATGCTCTGCAACAGATACTATAAATGTAATGGTAAACCCTAACCAAACTACCAACCTTGCGGATAGTATAGTTTGTAATGGAGACAGTGCATTAATATTTGGAACTTATGAAACCGTAGCCGGAACGTATTACGATACTTTAAGCACATACTTAGGTTGCGATAGTATTTTGGTACAGCAATTAATAGTAAATCCTACTTACAATTACGCTTTAACTCCTATTTCAATTTGTGCTGGCGATAGTGCTTTGATTTTTGGAAACTATGAAACAGTTGCAGGCACTTACTACAATTCTACTCAAACCGTAAATGGCTGTGATAGTATAGTAGCTCAAACATTAAGTATCAATCCGGCACCTGTTGTTAACTTAGGAAATGATACTACTTTTTGCTCGGGTAATAGTTTGACATTAGATGCAGGAGCAGGAGCAACATCTTATTTATGGATGAATGACCCAGTACCAGCAAACCAAAATCAGACATTTGTAGTTGATACTACAGGAACTTACTTTGTAACAGCTACTATTGGATTGTGTTCTGCTACAGATAGCATTAATGTAACTGTAACGCAGCCTGTGTTTACCAACTTAACTGATGAACATATATGCGATGGAGATAGTGCTTTAATATTTGGTAATTATGAAACTGTTGCTGGCACTTATTATGATACCTTAGTTTCTACACTTACTACGTGCGATAGTATTTTGGTGCAAGAATTGGTAGTAAATCCTACTTACAATTATACCTTAACTCCTATTTCAATTTGTGCTGGCGATAGTGCTTTGATTTTTGGAAACTATGAAACAGTTGCAGGCACTTACTATGATTCTACTCAAACCGTAAATGGCTGCGATAGTATTGTAGCTCAAACATTAAATATCAATCCGACCCCTGTTGTTAACATAGGAAATGATACTACTTTTTGCTCGGGCAATAGTTTGACATTAGATGCAGGAGCAGGAGCAACATCTTATTTATGGATGAACGACCCAGTACCAGCAAACCAAAATCAGACATTTGTAGTTGATACTACAGGAACTTACTTTGTAACAGCTACTATTGGCTTATGTTCTGCTACAGATAGCATTAATGTAACTGTAACGCAACCTGTATTTATCAACTTAACTGATGAACATATATGTGATGGAGATAGTGCTTTAATATTTGGTAATTATGAAACTGTGGCTGGCACTTATTATGACACCTTATTTTCTACACTTACTACGTGTGATAGTATTTTGGTGCAAGAATTATATGTAAATCCAAATGTTTTAACTAATAATAGTATTGCCATTTGTACAGGAGATAGTATTTTCTTAGGTGGAGCTTATCAAACCGTAGCAGGAACATATTACGACACCTTACAAACTTCAGCAGGTTGTGATAGTATTGTTTTTACTACGCTTAGTGTACAGGCTGTACAATATACTACATTGGTAAATACCTCTATTTGTCAAGGCGACAGTGTACTGATATTTGGCACTTATCAAACTACAGCAGGCACGTATTACGATACACTTGCTACTACTGCTTTGGGCTGCGATAGTATAATTATACAGGAAGTAGAAGTACACGCTTTACCTATAATAAATTTAGGAGAAGATACTACGCTTTGTCATAACGAGCAACTTATTTTAGATGCCGATACCGGACATGTTTCATACTTATGGAACACTAATGATACGACCCAAACTATTACAGTTGTTAGTGATGATTTAACCGTAGGGGTTCATGAGTTTTATGTTACAGTAAGTAATCAATATAACTGTTCAAATACAGACACTATTGAAATTACTATTGAAATATGCAATGGAATTAGCTCTATTGAAAATGCTAATGTAAGCATTTATCCTAATCCTTTTAAAGAATTTTTCTATATAAAAAGCGATATAGAAATTAAGTCTGTAGAAGTAATGGACGTATTGGGTGCAATAGTTTATCAGTCAGATGTACATAAATATCAAACTATAGTTCATTCTGAAAGTATATCTAAAGGTATTTACTATGTTAAAGTATATTTTGAAGGAAGTGATGAATTTGTTATAGAAAAATTATTGGCTAAATAA